One Campylobacter lari DNA segment encodes these proteins:
- a CDS encoding SGNH/GDSL hydrolase family protein produces the protein MDVILLGGSNSVVKNGLRIGLENKDITLHNYALGLSTSLQNLYELIRHKKTIINSDFLISESNINDYLSPMSLNIILRNIDYFYEELYKANKITIVLILPIPACNDKSKAINEAHRKNCAYYGFNLIDVDLYYQKNNLYDFDQNYNFHPIPLAMQELGKNIIKNLHSFIKSKEKIIYSKRKFHIFTPSNSTKIEHKNSFFCEKITKIKVGEKIIFPKELKNYQILGIHTWNYTNSSTHAISSISIENSSFKLIKNFGLINTFQDIQNEKAICDEQTFLYVNTQIIKQSEGSSGLSIANEKTPRLDYVDLIGILLLENDNDKKIECKNYLTNTHDSLIPPIAFYKELALEYHELKKLDMQTFLQSQNHNLLHFLNHKGLKNEYEIFIHQNNQLYGASLRIKERLSYKLGETIMKNSKSFLGYFKIPFELRKVKKDHFKNQKDQKNLPPLKAYADYKHAQIAKTHLPYLLGNALLQASRTPFKIGYLSLPFKLKKIAKNYKKKI, from the coding sequence ATGGATGTAATCTTGCTAGGTGGTAGCAATAGCGTAGTTAAAAATGGTCTTAGGATAGGTCTTGAAAATAAAGACATTACACTACATAATTATGCTTTGGGACTTAGCACTTCTTTACAAAATCTTTATGAATTAATACGCCATAAAAAAACTATAATCAACAGTGATTTTCTCATCAGCGAATCAAATATCAATGATTATTTAAGCCCTATGAGTTTAAATATTATACTTAGAAATATTGACTATTTTTACGAAGAACTTTACAAAGCAAACAAAATTACCATAGTGCTTATACTCCCCATACCAGCTTGCAATGATAAATCAAAAGCTATCAATGAAGCTCATAGGAAAAATTGTGCTTATTATGGTTTTAATCTAATTGATGTAGATCTTTACTACCAAAAAAATAATCTTTATGATTTTGATCAAAACTATAATTTTCATCCTATACCACTAGCTATGCAAGAGCTTGGTAAAAACATCATTAAAAATTTACATAGCTTTATAAAATCCAAAGAAAAGATCATTTACTCAAAAAGAAAATTTCATATCTTTACGCCCTCAAATTCAACTAAAATAGAGCATAAAAATTCATTTTTTTGTGAAAAAATTACAAAGATTAAGGTCGGAGAAAAAATCATTTTTCCAAAAGAGTTAAAAAACTATCAAATCTTAGGCATACATACTTGGAATTACACTAACTCATCAACCCATGCTATATCATCTATAAGTATTGAAAACTCATCTTTTAAATTAATAAAAAATTTTGGACTTATCAATACTTTTCAAGATATACAAAATGAAAAAGCAATTTGTGATGAGCAAACCTTTTTGTATGTTAATACACAAATTATCAAGCAAAGTGAGGGAAGTTCGGGCTTAAGCATAGCAAATGAAAAAACACCAAGACTTGATTATGTAGACTTAATAGGAATTTTACTTTTAGAAAATGATAATGATAAAAAAATTGAATGTAAAAATTATCTTACAAATACCCATGATTCTTTGATACCACCTATAGCATTTTATAAAGAATTAGCACTAGAATACCATGAACTAAAAAAACTTGATATGCAAACATTTTTACAAAGTCAAAATCATAATCTTTTGCATTTTTTAAATCACAAAGGCTTAAAAAATGAATATGAAATATTCATCCATCAAAACAACCAACTTTATGGAGCTAGTTTAAGGATAAAAGAAAGACTAAGCTATAAGCTTGGGGAAACTATCATGAAAAATAGCAAAAGCTTTTTAGGATACTTCAAAATACCTTTTGAATTAAGAAAAGTCAAAAAAGATCATTTTAAAAATCAAAAAGATCAAAAAAACTTACCACCGCTAAAAGCTTATGCAGACTATAAACACGCTCAAATAGCCAAAACACACTTGCCTTATCTTTTAGGTAATGCACTTTTACAAGCTTCAAGAACCCCTTTTAAAATAGGGTATTTAAGCTTACCTTTTAAACTAAAAAAAATTGCAAAAAACTATAAAAAGAAAATTTAA